One window of the Diospyros lotus cultivar Yz01 chromosome 12, ASM1463336v1, whole genome shotgun sequence genome contains the following:
- the LOC127787664 gene encoding acidic endochitinase-like produces MAIQDGGELYVMLEGNFHDGGERHMARSPALVGPSPCANSLLTHSIAFASIHCCKSLPPSAPPSFAHPLIPSSHGGNISIYWGQNGKEGSLADTCAFGHYGIVNIAFLSTFGNGQTPVLNLARHCDPAAGNCTGLSSDIKACQASGVKVLLSIGGGAGNYSLSSAKDARSVANYLWNNFLGGNTGAGPLGDAVLDGIDFVIVGGSPDHWDDLAKALSGFNQGKKVYLAAAPQCPFPDASLNGAFSTGLFNYVQVQFYGNPPCQYADDSADNLKNYWNQWTTIQADQLFLGLPAAPEAADSGFIDQNVLVLDVLPEIKGSSKYGGVMLWSKFYDNGYSWAIESNV; encoded by the exons CCCTTGTGGGGCCTTCCCCATGTGCCAATTCATTGTTAACCCACAGCATTGCATTTGCATCCATTCATTGCTGCAAAAGTCTTCCCCCTTCTGCTCCTCCTTCCTTTGCTCATCCCCTCATCCCCTCTTCCCATGGGGGCAACATCTCCATCTATTGGGGTCAGAATGGAAAAGAAGGCAGCTTGGCCGACACCTGTGCCTTCGGCCACTATGGCATCGTCAACATAGCTTTCTTATCCACATTTGGCAATGGTCAGACACCAGTCCTCAACCTCGCCCGCCACTGTGATCCGGCCGCCGGTAACTGTACTGGCTTAAGCAGCGATATCAAAGCCTGTCAAGCTAGCGGGGTCAAGGTGTTGCTGTCCATCGGCGGTGGCGCTGGCAACTACTCCCTCAGCTCAGCCAAGGACGCCCG GAGTGTAGCAAACTACTTGTGGAACAACTTTCTTGGCGGCAACACAGGTGCTGGGCCACTGGGCGATGCTGTGCTGGACGGGATTGACTTCGTCATCGTTGGCGGCAGCCCCGACCATTGGGACGACCTAGCCAAGGCATTATCAGGTTTCAACCAAGGAAAGAAAGTCTACTTGGCCGCAGCCCCACAATGCCCATTCCCAGACGCCTCGCTAAATGGTGCATTTTCCACCGGCCTCTTCAATTACGTCCAAGTCCAATTCTATGGAAACCCTCCCTGCCAGTACGCAGACGATAGTGCCGACAATCTCAAGAACTATTGGAACCAATGGACAACCATTCAAGCTGACCAACTGTTCCTGGGGCTGCCGGCAGCACCAGAAGCTGCCGACAGCGGCTTTATTGACCAGAATGTGCTGGTGCTTGATGTTCTTCCGGAGATTAAGGGTTCTTCTAAGTATGGAGGTGTGATGCTTTGGAGCAAGTTCTATGATAATGGCTATAGCTGGGCTATAGAATCCAATGTTTGA